A window from Gottschalkiaceae bacterium SANA encodes these proteins:
- the purB gene encoding adenylosuccinate lyase has translation MREYQNPLITRYASKEMSYIFSPDYKFTTWRKLWVALAESQKELGLPITDAQLEEMKSQVENIDYELAKIKEKEFRHDVMAHIHTYGEVCPSAKGIIHWGATSAYVGDNTDVIQIRAASDEIERKLVNLIERVSKFAMAHRSQPTLGFTHFQPAQLTTVGKRAGLWLQDLVLDYEMLIDLKKMYRFRGVKGTTGTQASYMKLFDNDDAQVKALEAKVAAKMGFEQTFGLTGQTYTRKLDSFALNVLGGIAQSLHKMTNDIRLLQHLKEVEEPFGKNQIGSSAMAYKRNPMRSERIAALAKFVISNTMNPALVEATQWFERTLDDSANKRLAVAQGYLATDSILAIGINIFDGLVVYPQVIHKHIMEELPFIATENILMEAVKKGGDRQVLHEEIRVLSMEAGAEVKVKGKSNDLMERIIANDHFDLTASELNDLLDPKKYTGRSAQQVEEYVETVVQPILDAYQDQLNVHVELSI, from the coding sequence ATGAGAGAGTACCAAAATCCACTGATCACCCGTTATGCCAGTAAAGAGATGTCATACATTTTCTCACCAGATTATAAATTTACAACCTGGAGAAAATTATGGGTCGCCTTGGCTGAATCGCAAAAAGAATTGGGATTGCCGATTACGGATGCGCAATTGGAAGAAATGAAGTCACAGGTCGAAAACATTGATTACGAGTTGGCGAAGATTAAAGAAAAAGAATTCCGCCATGATGTTATGGCGCATATTCATACATATGGGGAAGTTTGTCCCAGTGCCAAAGGGATTATTCATTGGGGTGCAACCAGTGCTTATGTAGGCGATAATACAGATGTGATTCAAATTCGTGCGGCATCTGATGAGATTGAGCGAAAACTCGTCAATTTAATCGAACGGGTTTCAAAGTTTGCCATGGCACATCGTTCACAACCGACCTTGGGATTCACGCATTTTCAACCAGCACAATTAACAACTGTGGGGAAGAGAGCAGGACTGTGGCTTCAGGATCTAGTCCTTGATTATGAAATGTTGATTGATTTGAAAAAAATGTACAGATTCCGCGGTGTAAAGGGGACAACAGGTACTCAGGCAAGCTATATGAAGCTTTTTGACAACGATGATGCGCAGGTTAAGGCATTGGAGGCAAAAGTAGCAGCTAAAATGGGCTTTGAGCAAACCTTTGGATTGACAGGGCAAACCTATACACGAAAACTGGATAGTTTTGCATTGAATGTTCTCGGTGGTATCGCACAATCTTTGCATAAAATGACCAATGATATTCGTTTGCTGCAGCATTTGAAGGAAGTGGAAGAACCATTTGGGAAAAATCAAATCGGTTCATCGGCAATGGCATACAAAAGAAACCCCATGCGATCGGAACGGATTGCGGCCTTAGCAAAATTTGTGATTTCAAATACCATGAATCCAGCTTTGGTGGAAGCGACCCAATGGTTTGAACGAACATTAGATGACTCAGCGAACAAACGTTTGGCTGTTGCGCAGGGATATTTGGCAACAGATTCGATTTTAGCGATCGGGATCAATATTTTTGACGGTTTGGTTGTTTATCCGCAGGTCATTCATAAACACATTATGGAGGAACTACCATTTATTGCAACGGAAAATATTTTAATGGAAGCTGTAAAAAAAGGCGGCGACCGTCAAGTGCTTCATGAAGAGATTCGAGTCTTGTCCATGGAAGCCGGCGCTGAAGTAAAAGTAAAAGGAAAGTCTAATGATTTGATGGAACGTATTATTGCAAACGATCATTTTGATCTGACAGCATCGGAACTGAATGATCTATTGGATCCGAAGAAATATACAGGTCGATCAGCGCAACAAGTTGAAGAATATGTGGAAACCGTTGTTCAACCGATTTTGGACGCTTACCAGGATCAATTAAATGTTCATGTGGAGCTTTCTATCTAA